A region of the Stieleria neptunia genome:
AAAAGTGACCGCGGATTGGTGTACCGGGAAAGTCGGAATGACGGGGACGAGCTACAACGGCACGATTCCGCTGGCGGCGGCGACGACCGGCGTGGATGGATTGGAAGCGATCATCCCGGTCGCCCCCAACACGTCGTACTATCACTACTACCGCTCCAACGGACTGGTGCGTCACCCGTACGGTTACCTGGGCGAAGACATCGACTACCTGTACGACTTCATTCACAGCGGCAATGAAGCGCGACGTGAGTACTGTGATTGCAACGTCCGCGATGAAGAGATGCTGAAGCACTTTGATCGGGTCAACGGTGACTACAACGATTTTTGGGCGGGGCGAGATTACTTGAACGATCTGGAACCGTTGAAGGCCGCCGTCTTGATGGCCCACGCCTTCAACGATTGGAATGTCGTCCCGGAGCACAGCGTTCGAATCTACGAGGCGCTCAAGAAAAAAGGCGTGCCGACGCAAGCGTTCTTTCATCAGGGCGGGCACGGGGGACCACCACCGATCAAGATGATGAACCGCTGGTTCACCCGCTATTTGCACGGCGTCGAAAACGGTGTCGAAAAGGACCCGCGTGCGTGGATCGTTCGCGAGGGCGACAAGCAGGACAAACCGACGTCGTATTCCGACTACCCCAACCCGGACGCTTCGCCGGTCACGTTTTATTTGTCCGGCGGTGCACCCGAACGGGGATCGCTGAGCCTGCAAGCCGCTGAAGACGCCGGCACCGAATCGCTGGTCGACAATTTCTCATTCGACGGAGCATCGTTGGCACAAGCCGAATGGACCGAGCACCGACTGATCTACATGACGCCAGAGCTGAAGGAGCCGATTCATCTCTCCGGAACACCCCGCATCACGATCAAACTGGCCAGCAGTAAACCCGCCGCCAATCTGTCGGTCTGGCTGGTTTCGTTGCCGTGGAACAACGGCAAGAACGCCAAGATCACCGACAACATCATCACGCGGGGTTGGGCGGATCCTCAAAACCGACGCTCGATGACGGAAAGCGAACCGTTGGTGCCTGGAACGTTTTACGAGGTGTCGTTTGATCTTCAGCCCGATGATCAAGTCATCGCGAAAGGCCAACAGATCGGATTGATGATCTTTTCCAGCGACAAAGACTTCACGCTGCACCCGACTCCCGGAACGAAATTGACGATCGACTTGGACGCGACGTCCATTTCATTGCCCGTGGTCGGAGGCAAAAAGGCGTTCAAAAAGGCGCTGTGACCGGAGGAAACGTTCGTCGCAACGCGCGAGGAATTAGTGGGCGCGTGTGTTGTTTCTGTTGGATCGTGGGGCAAGCCACCGGCTTGCCTGATGAATCACAGGGGACTCGCAAGCTAGATGCTTAGGCCACGGTGTCGTCCCGGATGACAGGCTGGAAGCCGATCCCACTTGTTTTCCGATCGCTCGTCAGCAGTGGTGGGTGACCGTCATGACGGGGCAGACCGCGTGACGGATGGTGTGCCCGGAAACGCTGCCCAGGATGGCGTCGGAGAGACTTGAGCGGGCGGAATTACCCATCACGATCAATTCGATGTCCTGTTCTTTGGCGTACGTTTCGATTTCGTGATAGGCCGTCCCGAAGCGAATGCTGGTCGTCGTCCTGAACCGCGCCCGATCTTCGGGGCTCATCACGTTAAGAAACTGCTCTTCGATTTTATCGGCCTGTCGGTCACGAAACTTTTGATCGGTCGATTGGTGGATCAGCGTGGGATCATCGATCACGTTCAAGAGGTGGATGTGTGCATTGCTCGCCGCGGCGATCCGCATGGCATACTGCAACGCGCGCCGGGAACACTCGCTGAAGTCAACGGGGACCAAGATCTCCGAGATCGGCGTCAAATCACTCACGATGGCATCCTCCTTAGTCGGTAGTAGAAACAAAAGCGTTCTCGAGCATCCGCGTGGCAATCTAAACGGACGGCGAGTTTTGCAAACGGTGATTTTGTTGGAAACGCAGTACTGCGCCGGCTCGGTCTCACTTGTACAGAGAATTCTACCGACAGATTCTGCGGATGAGGCGAAAAGAAAGGAGTTTCGTCACTCTTCCCCCAAGCATTGGTGTCTACACAAGTCGCAAGACTTGAAGTCGACCTCCCTTTTAGGAGACTCTTCAGGGAGGGTGACGCAAGATGCGTAGACTCCAATGCCTGTCCAGAAGAGTGACTTAAAAAACGGCACGACCTCCAAACCTGGAGCCTTGCTGTCAATGACGTGTCGCATGCTCATCCGTCGTGGGGGGGCAGATGAGGACGGTTCCGGACGAGTGGTGCGTCAGGTCCTAGTTCTTGGGCAGGGGACCAGGCGACGAGTTCTGGGGCACGACTTGGTGCAGGTGCGGTTTCCCCGGCTGGCTGGCCTTGCTCGGCGCGACGAGATCGACGCGTTCCAGATTCTTGGTGCCGGTGACGACATAGGTGTCCTGGGCGTTGACTTCGCGCTGATAACGGCGGCGATATCTGTCGCCGTATCCGTAGCCGATCGACTGGTAGCTTCCGCAGGCACTGCTCTGGTAGGACGCGGTGGAGTGGGGCGCGGTGAACTTGTTGATGACCACGCCCATCACCCGTGATCCGGTCCACCGCAGCATCGCGACGGCTTCTTTCGCATTCGGTTTGCAACGGCGTCGGATCCGCATCACCAAGATGGCGGCATCGACATAGGTGGTCACGATCGTGGGGTCGCTGACCATCAGCAGGGGCGGCGTGTCGACGATGATGAAGTCGTAGTTGGCCCGCGCCCACTGGAAGACG
Encoded here:
- a CDS encoding universal stress protein produces the protein MSDLTPISEILVPVDFSECSRRALQYAMRIAAASNAHIHLLNVIDDPTLIHQSTDQKFRDRQADKIEEQFLNVMSPEDRARFRTTTSIRFGTAYHEIETYAKEQDIELIVMGNSARSSLSDAILGSVSGHTIRHAVCPVMTVTHHC
- a CDS encoding Xaa-Pro dipeptidyl-peptidase, yielding MLLLRLARPILSTLFIFTLLLAGRSVGIAADPAKPVFKDGEAQVVKAFEDSDYWIRHDLWVKTEFDSDGDGKLDRMHVSVTRPRQTESEGLKLPVVYNSSPYFAGTGAKGDEYFWNPRQELGATPPERKHFDAVERTGMRPIISKRHEKDWVPRGYIVVHSSSPGTGLSEGCPTVGGDNESLAPKAVIDWLCGRADGFTSPDGDEKVTADWCTGKVGMTGTSYNGTIPLAAATTGVDGLEAIIPVAPNTSYYHYYRSNGLVRHPYGYLGEDIDYLYDFIHSGNEARREYCDCNVRDEEMLKHFDRVNGDYNDFWAGRDYLNDLEPLKAAVLMAHAFNDWNVVPEHSVRIYEALKKKGVPTQAFFHQGGHGGPPPIKMMNRWFTRYLHGVENGVEKDPRAWIVREGDKQDKPTSYSDYPNPDASPVTFYLSGGAPERGSLSLQAAEDAGTESLVDNFSFDGASLAQAEWTEHRLIYMTPELKEPIHLSGTPRITIKLASSKPAANLSVWLVSLPWNNGKNAKITDNIITRGWADPQNRRSMTESEPLVPGTFYEVSFDLQPDDQVIAKGQQIGLMIFSSDKDFTLHPTPGTKLTIDLDATSISLPVVGGKKAFKKAL